One part of the Arthrobacter tumbae genome encodes these proteins:
- a CDS encoding IclR family transcriptional regulator, which yields MSPDTTAQHSQTLSRGLRSLEILADAPRGLSIAELSAALGVHRSIAYRIVRTLEDHSLIVRDDAGKITSGPGLAALARGVSRDLQTAALPELTVLANELGMTAFVAVWDRHDCVTLVTVEPRHSSAAVAQRPGTRHAFSAGAPGIAIQSAVSQEDWERLAPGQLYREEAAAARLQGFATSHDEVIAGLSSVAAPIRVSGGLPAAVAVVYIRSAHPEAELGLRIAGSARTIEEQLS from the coding sequence GTGAGCCCTGACACAACAGCCCAGCACTCGCAGACCCTTTCCCGCGGTCTGCGTTCCCTCGAGATTCTGGCGGATGCCCCGCGGGGGTTATCAATCGCCGAGCTGTCCGCAGCACTGGGGGTTCACCGCTCCATTGCCTACCGGATCGTCCGCACGCTGGAGGACCATTCCCTCATCGTCAGGGATGATGCCGGCAAGATCACGTCCGGACCTGGTCTGGCCGCCCTCGCGCGCGGGGTATCCCGTGACCTGCAGACTGCAGCGCTGCCTGAACTGACAGTTCTGGCGAACGAACTCGGCATGACTGCGTTCGTCGCCGTCTGGGACCGCCACGATTGCGTGACTTTGGTGACGGTCGAGCCACGTCACTCCAGCGCTGCCGTCGCCCAGCGGCCGGGAACACGGCATGCCTTCAGCGCGGGCGCTCCGGGCATCGCAATCCAGTCCGCGGTGAGCCAGGAGGATTGGGAGCGGCTGGCGCCAGGCCAGCTGTACCGGGAAGAAGCTGCTGCAGCGCGCTTGCAGGGCTTCGCCACCAGTCATGATGAGGTGATCGCCGGTTTGTCATCCGTGGCCGCTCCCATCCGGGTCTCCGGCGGACTGCCTGCGGCAGTGGCCGTCGTCTATATCCGCTCCGCCCATCCGGAGGCTGAACTCGGCCTGCGGATTGCGGGCAGCGCCCGCACCATCGAGGAACAGCTCAGCTGA
- a CDS encoding MFS transporter, whose product MATPTSELETSHRGRFGRLPEIAGAGFIPLGLIARLPLAMLTVGALTLVTAGTDSYASGGFAAGAVGIGSALGAPVLGFLADRHGQRPVLLLSAVLNTLAIGGLITVSGASGAGTGLLPTLIAAFLMGATCPQIGPLARVRWMALTQDKRPTDLDTALSYESTADELTFVLGPALVGLLASLIAPWLPLALAAALTLAFVSAFAVHPTERAVIPLRRRPRTQATERAKSQGRAHTGFLVVLPVLGMVMMGTFFGSTQTALIAFAGGFGAETAAGLLYAVMGVSSALTALSVAYWPQRFRHPLRWVASAALMSAAALLPLFALDIPFMLAALLILGIPVGPTMVTIFSVGSLVAPKHLVGTVMTLLASGIVAGTALGASIAGALAEASVRGAFAVPVAAAVVLLLLGLVSTVVLRRRPDPAEVS is encoded by the coding sequence ATGGCTACACCAACCTCCGAATTAGAAACCTCCCACCGCGGACGTTTCGGCCGCCTGCCCGAGATCGCCGGTGCAGGCTTTATTCCACTCGGTTTGATTGCCCGCCTGCCGCTGGCGATGCTCACAGTCGGAGCGCTCACCCTGGTGACAGCCGGCACGGATTCCTACGCTTCCGGCGGCTTTGCAGCCGGCGCTGTCGGCATCGGTTCTGCGCTGGGCGCGCCGGTCCTCGGCTTCCTGGCGGACCGTCACGGCCAGCGTCCGGTCCTGCTGCTGTCAGCCGTCCTCAATACCCTTGCAATCGGTGGTCTGATCACCGTCAGCGGCGCATCCGGCGCTGGGACAGGGCTGCTGCCCACGCTCATTGCAGCCTTCCTCATGGGCGCAACCTGCCCTCAAATCGGTCCGCTGGCCAGGGTTCGCTGGATGGCGCTGACCCAGGACAAGCGACCAACAGATCTCGATACGGCCCTCTCTTATGAAAGCACGGCCGATGAGTTGACGTTCGTGCTGGGTCCTGCGTTGGTGGGGTTATTGGCCAGCCTGATTGCGCCCTGGCTGCCGCTCGCTCTCGCAGCTGCACTGACTCTGGCCTTTGTCTCCGCCTTCGCCGTGCACCCGACGGAGCGGGCGGTAATTCCACTGCGGCGACGCCCCCGCACGCAAGCTACGGAACGAGCGAAGTCCCAGGGAAGAGCGCATACCGGCTTCCTCGTGGTGTTGCCGGTTCTCGGGATGGTGATGATGGGAACCTTCTTCGGCTCTACCCAGACCGCATTGATCGCTTTCGCCGGCGGTTTTGGAGCGGAGACGGCGGCCGGTCTGCTGTATGCCGTCATGGGCGTGAGCTCCGCGCTCACCGCACTGTCCGTAGCGTACTGGCCGCAGCGATTCCGCCATCCGCTGCGGTGGGTGGCGTCAGCGGCGTTGATGAGTGCGGCTGCTCTCCTGCCCCTTTTTGCGCTGGACATTCCGTTCATGCTCGCAGCACTACTGATTCTCGGAATCCCCGTCGGTCCCACTATGGTCACCATCTTCAGCGTCGGCTCACTGGTCGCGCCGAAACACCTGGTCGGCACGGTGATGACCCTGTTGGCAAGCGGCATTGTCGCCGGCACTGCGCTCGGAGCATCCATAGCGGGAGCGCTGGCGGAGGCGAGTGTCCGTGGTGCTTTCGCTGTTCCGGTGGCGGCCGCCGTCGTACTCCTGCTTTTGGGCCTGGTGTCGACTGTGGTGTTGCGACGCAGGCCTGATCCGGCGGAAGTCAGCTGA
- a CDS encoding AAA family ATPase, producing MRIHRLEIQAFGPFAERQHIDFDALTEQGLFLLNGPTGAGKSSVLDAICYALYGSVPGARQNARRLRSDHASDGLAPEVLCEFSAGSRRLEVTRNPSWNRPSKRGAGTTTEQAKTLLRERVAGEWVTRSTRNDEAGAELLDLLGMNREQFTRVVMLPQGEFAAFLRSDAASRGELLQRLFATDRFSTVEQLLSEHAVRTSSRLQEVESELEDLLSRAAEEVQRHGLSPQQSLNPASFPESEPDGSGQEGSVTADWKPDPLVLQELLTAAVADGRRRARELTALRDAAAERRSRFEAERRDRLTFRELVAEAQGNQVALDEAVTLKTQLADHRRAQILQGALQSRDEAADEVRRQRADLHSAVRPLQADPAVLHEAPEVLHPDSARSLATSERAHGAVRESLAAARAALPLEKDLTQLSERIRQGESALDGQKAEAARCSEAHTALRQEYVELTARLEDTQGTAARAGQLATECAEARTRLELLAQAELAERSLRELNEKHQEHQTLFLTAKEGWLRRLQVRLEQTAAELAERLDAGEPCPVCGSEDHPAPAAADAQSLVTREDEALAREKQDAAEQQLRETAATRDEAALKAAGLRARSGDAPAEELRAALVSLEQQHAEAERAVRLATDLSTRKTAAETSLAGLQEQEAELGRSQAEESSRLATLAEQQSALVARLSDVRDSYNSVKEKTTALEATERRLGAVCAALSRCEQAEESLEKAEAALQTYLAATDFASAEAVRDALLSSTEADTAERTIRDAENSAHRIERDLQRPENLAAAVLEKDGGPLPDEADIASAATEEADASKRLDRAVLEVGLLEQSVVQMGSYADRSAALEKRLVPLQQAHQLARSIADTARGNGENLYRMSLATYVLAARLEQVADAATERLQRMSDGRYSLIHSDSKSGNRKSGLGLNVIDSWTGMHRDTATLSGGESFMASLALALGLADVVQQESGGLDIETLFVDEGFGSLDEHSLEQVMDALESLRDGGRVVGLVSHVADLLQRIPAQLQVFKSRTGSTVRFVNQLQRV from the coding sequence ATGAGGATCCACCGGCTCGAGATCCAGGCGTTCGGGCCCTTTGCTGAGCGCCAGCATATCGATTTCGACGCCCTCACCGAACAGGGCTTGTTCCTCCTGAACGGACCTACCGGCGCGGGTAAGTCGAGCGTCCTCGACGCAATTTGCTATGCGTTGTACGGTTCGGTTCCCGGAGCACGCCAGAACGCCAGGCGGTTGCGCAGCGATCACGCTTCAGACGGTCTCGCACCGGAAGTGCTGTGTGAATTCTCTGCCGGGTCCCGGAGACTGGAAGTCACCCGCAATCCGTCCTGGAACCGGCCGTCCAAACGGGGTGCCGGAACAACCACCGAGCAGGCAAAAACCCTGCTGCGTGAGCGCGTTGCGGGGGAGTGGGTCACCCGTTCCACCCGCAATGATGAAGCAGGAGCGGAACTCCTGGACCTCCTGGGGATGAACAGGGAGCAATTCACCCGGGTGGTCATGCTGCCTCAAGGTGAGTTTGCGGCATTCCTCCGTTCCGACGCCGCGTCCCGCGGTGAACTCCTGCAACGGTTATTCGCGACCGACCGGTTCTCGACCGTGGAACAGCTGCTGTCAGAGCACGCCGTGCGGACGTCGTCGCGCCTCCAGGAGGTCGAAAGTGAGTTGGAGGACCTCCTCAGCCGGGCTGCAGAGGAAGTGCAGCGCCACGGCCTGTCGCCCCAGCAGTCACTCAACCCTGCGTCCTTTCCGGAAAGTGAACCGGACGGTTCCGGCCAGGAGGGCAGTGTTACCGCTGACTGGAAGCCGGATCCCTTGGTTCTTCAGGAGCTGCTGACGGCCGCCGTGGCTGACGGCCGGAGAAGGGCCCGGGAGCTCACGGCGCTACGCGATGCCGCCGCGGAGAGGCGCTCCCGGTTTGAGGCTGAACGCAGGGACCGCCTGACGTTCCGCGAGCTGGTGGCCGAGGCACAGGGCAATCAGGTCGCCCTGGATGAGGCGGTAACCCTGAAGACACAGCTGGCAGATCACCGGCGCGCCCAGATCCTCCAGGGTGCCCTCCAATCGCGGGATGAGGCGGCTGATGAGGTGCGTCGTCAGCGGGCGGATCTGCACTCCGCTGTACGCCCGTTGCAGGCCGATCCCGCAGTCCTGCACGAGGCTCCTGAGGTCCTCCATCCGGACTCCGCGCGGTCGCTGGCCACATCTGAACGGGCACACGGGGCTGTCCGCGAATCGTTGGCGGCGGCGCGCGCAGCCTTGCCGCTGGAGAAGGACCTGACCCAGCTGTCCGAAAGGATCCGTCAGGGTGAGAGCGCTCTCGATGGCCAGAAGGCAGAGGCCGCGCGGTGCAGTGAGGCCCATACGGCGTTGCGGCAGGAGTACGTGGAGCTGACAGCACGGCTGGAAGATACGCAGGGTACGGCTGCCCGTGCAGGACAACTGGCCACGGAATGTGCCGAAGCAAGAACACGGTTGGAGTTGCTGGCGCAGGCGGAACTGGCGGAGCGATCCCTGCGTGAGTTGAACGAGAAACACCAGGAGCATCAAACACTCTTCCTCACGGCGAAGGAAGGTTGGCTCCGGAGACTCCAGGTTCGTCTGGAACAGACTGCTGCGGAGCTCGCCGAACGGTTGGACGCAGGGGAGCCCTGTCCCGTCTGCGGCAGTGAGGACCATCCGGCGCCCGCAGCGGCGGATGCACAGTCCCTCGTGACCCGCGAGGATGAAGCCCTTGCCCGTGAAAAACAGGACGCGGCCGAGCAACAGTTACGGGAGACCGCAGCTACTCGCGATGAGGCGGCGTTGAAAGCCGCAGGGCTACGCGCCAGGAGCGGCGACGCTCCGGCTGAGGAGCTTCGCGCTGCCCTGGTGTCCCTTGAACAGCAGCATGCGGAAGCGGAACGGGCGGTGCGCCTGGCCACCGATCTCAGCACGCGAAAAACCGCCGCGGAAACATCGCTTGCCGGGCTGCAGGAGCAAGAGGCAGAGCTCGGGCGCAGCCAGGCAGAAGAATCATCACGGCTAGCCACGCTTGCGGAGCAGCAGTCGGCATTGGTTGCAAGACTGTCCGACGTGCGTGACTCGTACAACTCGGTGAAGGAGAAAACAACAGCGCTCGAAGCAACAGAGCGGCGTCTCGGAGCGGTATGCGCTGCCCTGAGTCGCTGTGAACAGGCAGAGGAGAGTCTGGAGAAAGCCGAAGCTGCGCTGCAGACTTACCTGGCAGCAACAGACTTCGCGTCAGCGGAAGCTGTCCGCGACGCGCTGCTGAGCAGCACGGAGGCCGACACCGCGGAGCGGACAATCCGGGACGCCGAGAATTCAGCTCATCGGATCGAACGGGACCTCCAGCGACCGGAGAACCTTGCCGCTGCCGTCCTTGAAAAGGACGGTGGCCCCCTGCCGGATGAAGCTGACATTGCATCGGCCGCGACCGAGGAGGCGGACGCGTCGAAGCGTCTCGACCGGGCTGTACTGGAGGTGGGGTTGCTGGAGCAGTCCGTAGTGCAGATGGGATCCTATGCGGACCGGTCCGCAGCACTTGAGAAACGCCTCGTGCCTCTGCAGCAAGCTCATCAGCTCGCCAGATCCATTGCTGACACGGCCCGGGGTAACGGTGAAAATCTGTACAGGATGAGTCTGGCTACCTATGTGCTTGCGGCACGCCTGGAACAGGTTGCAGATGCTGCAACCGAGCGCCTGCAGCGGATGTCCGACGGCCGGTATTCGCTTATCCATAGCGACTCGAAATCAGGGAATCGTAAATCGGGGCTCGGGTTGAACGTCATTGACAGCTGGACCGGGATGCACCGGGATACGGCAACGCTGTCGGGCGGCGAGTCCTTCATGGCATCGTTGGCGCTCGCACTGGGGCTTGCAGACGTCGTGCAACAGGAGTCGGGTGGTCTGGACATTGAAACGCTGTTCGTCGACGAGGGGTTCGGGAGCCTCGACGAGCACTCCCTCGAGCAGGTGATGGACGCACTCGAAAGCCTGCGTGACGGCGGACGGGTGGTTGGACTGGTGAGCCATGTTGCTGACCTGTTGCAGCGGATCCCCGCGCAGCTGCAGGTTTTCAAGAGCCGGACAGGGTCGACTGTGCGCTTCGTCAATCAGTTGCAGCGAGTGTAA
- a CDS encoding exonuclease SbcCD subunit D, translating to MRLLHTSDWHLGRSFHGVGMLEAQQLFVDQLEKTVREENVDVVLIAGDVYDRALPGVDVVELFDEALERITVAGAQVVVSSGNHDSAVRLGFGGKLIERGGVHLRTRLNDIGRPAVFRVDTGVEVAIYGLPYLEPRMVADPLGCESATHTAVTSAALDRVRADLQRRRGQGTVHSVVMAHTFASGGVGSDSERELSMGGLGVVPLGLFEDFDYVALGHLHGQQQLHARVRYSGSPLAYSFSEARQSKGAWLIDVGVDGVGEIRAVTWAPQRHLAILRGTLDELITSPEHAGAENAWCQVTLTDTERPQQAMERLRARFPGTLVLAFEPASRTEGGERTYSERIAQAVDDAEICCGFLEHVRERKANSEEAALFAEIISALRAAESGA from the coding sequence ATGAGGTTATTGCACACGTCTGACTGGCACCTGGGCCGCTCCTTCCATGGGGTTGGAATGCTCGAGGCGCAGCAGCTTTTCGTCGACCAGCTGGAGAAGACGGTCCGCGAGGAGAACGTGGACGTAGTCCTGATTGCCGGGGATGTCTACGATCGCGCCCTCCCTGGCGTGGATGTCGTCGAACTCTTTGATGAGGCACTGGAACGAATCACCGTGGCGGGCGCGCAGGTTGTGGTCAGCAGCGGCAACCATGACTCTGCGGTCAGGCTGGGGTTCGGCGGGAAGCTCATCGAGCGTGGAGGAGTCCACCTCCGTACCCGGTTGAATGACATCGGCCGGCCTGCGGTGTTCCGCGTGGACACCGGGGTTGAGGTTGCCATCTACGGGCTGCCTTACCTGGAACCGCGGATGGTCGCGGATCCGCTCGGCTGCGAGAGCGCAACCCACACGGCGGTGACCTCTGCGGCCCTGGACCGCGTCAGGGCTGACCTGCAGCGCCGCCGCGGGCAGGGGACTGTGCATTCGGTGGTCATGGCGCATACTTTCGCCAGCGGCGGGGTCGGATCGGACAGCGAACGCGAGCTCAGCATGGGCGGCCTCGGCGTTGTTCCCCTGGGTCTCTTCGAGGATTTCGACTACGTGGCGCTCGGCCACCTGCACGGGCAGCAGCAGCTGCACGCGCGGGTACGGTATTCCGGATCCCCTCTTGCCTACTCGTTCTCCGAGGCACGTCAGTCAAAGGGCGCGTGGCTGATCGATGTCGGAGTGGATGGCGTCGGCGAGATTCGTGCGGTGACGTGGGCGCCTCAACGGCACCTCGCCATCCTGCGGGGCACCCTGGATGAACTCATTACCTCACCGGAGCACGCCGGTGCAGAGAACGCATGGTGCCAGGTGACACTGACCGACACCGAGCGGCCGCAGCAGGCCATGGAACGGCTGCGGGCGCGTTTCCCCGGAACCCTGGTGCTTGCGTTCGAACCCGCGTCGCGAACTGAGGGTGGGGAACGGACCTACAGCGAACGCATCGCGCAGGCCGTTGATGATGCTGAAATCTGCTGCGGATTCCTCGAACATGTGCGCGAGCGCAAGGCCAACAGCGAGGAGGCCGCCCTGTTCGCAGAAATCATCAGTGCCCTCCGGGCGGCGGAGAGCGGCGCATGA